A part of Neovison vison isolate M4711 chromosome 6, ASM_NN_V1, whole genome shotgun sequence genomic DNA contains:
- the CAMSAP3 gene encoding calmodulin-regulated spectrin-associated protein 3 isoform X4 has translation MVEAAPPGPGPLRRTFLVPEIKSLDQYDFSRAKAAASLAWVLRAAFGGAEHVPSELWEPFYTDQYAQEHVKPPVTRLLLSAELYCRAWRQALPQLETPPSPSALLALLARRGTVPALPERPVQEADLRHQPILMGAHLAVIDALMVAFAFEWTKTLPGPLALASLEHKLLFWVDTTIRRLQEKTEQEAAQRASPAAPADGVAPAQPSIRYRKDRAVARRAPCFPNVTTLQDLASGAALAATIHCYCPQLLRLEEVCLKDPMSVADSLYNLQLVQDFCASRLPRGCPLSLEDLLYVPPPLKVNLVVLLAEMFMCFEVLKPDFVQAKDLPDGHAASPRATEASPAQNSSGCSSPVFNFRHPLLSPGGPQSPLRGSTGSLKSSPSMSHMEALGKAWNRQLSRPLSQAVSFSTPFGLDSDVDVVMGDPVLLRSVSSDSLGPPRPVPARTPVQPTPEPGDLPTIEEALQIIHSAEPRLLPDGAADGSFYLHSPEGSSKLPLASSYPLEGASKPLPDGPTKAPTYVPHPEGPLKPSPCPAGEVSKSLALSEGSPKAAASSPAASNSEVKMTSFAERKKQLVKAEAEAGSPAATPTAPEALSSEMSELGARLEEKRRAIEAQKRRIEAIFAKHRQRLGKSAFLQVQPREAGGEAEAEPGPVPGGERPAGEGQGDPSPRPKAVTFSPELGPVPPEGLGDYNRAVSKLSAALSSLQRDMQRLTDQQQRLLAPPEAPGPAPPPAAWVIPGPTAGPKAASPSPARRAPAARRSPGPGPSPTPRSPKHARPAELRLAPLTRVLTPPHDVDSLPHLRKFSPSQVPVQTRSSILLAEGSPPEEPVARPGLIEIPLRSLAEPAAEDEGDGSPPGAEDSLEEEASSEGEPRAGLGFFYKDEDKPEDEMAQKRASLLERQQRRAEEARRRKQWQEAEKEQRREEAARLAQEEVTQAPPAPVAPAAAPAPAGRAPAEEEVGPRRGDFTRLEYERRAQLKLMDDLDKVLRPRAAGTGGPGRGGRRAPRPRSGCCDDSALARSPARGLLGSRLSKVYSQSTLSLSTVANEAPNNLGVKRPTSRAPSPSGLMSPSRLPGSRERDWENGSNASSPASVPEYTGPRLYKEPSAKSNKFIIHNALSHCCLAGKVNEPQKNRILEEIEKSKANHFLILFRDSSCQFRALYTLSGETEELTRLAGYGPRTVTPAMVEGIYKYNSDRKRFTQIPAKTMSMSVDAFTIQGHLWQSKKPTTPKKGSSTPK, from the exons ATGGTGGAGGCGGCGCCCCCGGGGCCAGGGCCGCTGCGGAGGACCTTCCTGGTGCCCGAGATCAAGTCGCTGGACCAGTACGATTTCTCGCGGGCCAAGGCGGCGGCCAGCCTGGCGTGGGTGCTGCGGGCCGCGTTCGGGGGCGCAG AGCACGTGCCCTCGGAGCTGTGGGAGCCCTTCTACACGGACCAGTACGCGCAGGAGCACGTGAAGCCCCCGGTGACGCGGCTGCTGCTCTCGGCCGAGCTCTACTGCCGGGCCTGGCGCCAGGCGCTGCCGCAGCTCGAGACGCCCCCCAGCCCCTCGGCGCTGCTGGCCCTGCTGGCGCGGAGGGGCACGGTGCCCGCGCTGCCCGAGCGCCCGGTGCAGGAGGCCGACCTGAGGCACCAGCCCATCCTCATG GGAGCCCACCTGGCTGTCATTGACGCCCTCATGGTTGCCTTTGCCTTCGAGTGGACAAAGACCCTGCCCGGTCCTTTGGCCCTGGCCAGCTTGGAGCACAAGCTCCTTTTCTGGGTGGACACG accATCCGGCGGCTGCAGGAGAAGACAGAGCAGGAAGCTGCCCAGAGAGCCTCTCCTGCGGCCCCTGCCGATGGGGTGGCCCCAGCACAGCCCTCG ATCCGTTACCGCAAGGACCGTGCTGTGGCCCGACGCGCCCCCTGCTTTCCGAATGTCACCACCCTCCAGGATCTGGCAAGTGGGGCTGCACTGGCTGCCACGATCCACTGCTACTGTCCCCAGCTCTTGCGACTCGAGG AGGTGTGCCTCAAGGACCCCATGTCCGTGGCGGACAGCCTGTACAACCTCCAGCTGGTGCAGGATTTCTGTGCCTCCCGCCTTCCTCGTGGCTGCCCGCTCTCCCTCGAGGACCTGCTTTATGTCCCACCGCCCCTCAAG GTCAACCTGGTGGTGCTGCTCGCCGAGATGTTCATGTGCTTTGAGGTGCTGAAACCTGATTTCGTGCAGGCCAAGGACCTGCCTGATGGTCATG CCGCCTCCCCCCGGGCCACAGAGGCCTCTCCCGCTCAGAACAGCAGTGGCTGCAG CTCTCCCGTCTTCAACTTCCGCCACCCGCTCCTGTCACCCGGCGGCCCCCAGTCCCCACTCCGGGGATCCACAG GCTCACTGAAGTCCTCCCCGTCCATGTCCCACATGGAGGCCCTCGGCAAGGCCTGGAATCGGCAGCTCAG CCGTCCCCTTTCCCAGGCAGTGTCGTTCAGCACCCCCTTTGGCCTGGACAGCGACGTGGACGTCGTCATGGGAGACCCCGTGCTGCTCCGCTCCGTCAGCTCAGACAGCTTGGGCCCCCCACGCCCTGTGCCAGCCCGGACCCCCGTCCAGCCGACCCCGGAGCCTGGCGACCTGCCTACCATCGAGGAGGCCCTGCAGATCATCCACAGTGCCGAGCCCCGGCTGCTCCCCGATGGGGCTGCCGACGGCAGCTTCTACCTCCACTCCCCTGAGGGCTCCTCCAAACTGCCGCTGGCTTCCTCCTACCCACTCGAGGGGGCCTCAAAGCCACTGCCCGATGGGCCCACCAAAGCACCCACCTACGTGCCCCACCCCGAGGGCCCCTTGAAAccatctccctgcccagcaggggagGTGTCGAAATCGCTGGCCCTATCTGAGGGCTCCCCAAAGGCAGCAGCTTCGTCCCCAGCGGCCAGCAACTCTGAGGTCAAGATGACCAGCTTTGCTGAACGCAAGAAGCAGCTGGTCAAGGCTGAGGCCGAGGCAGGGTCCCCGGCGGCCACCCCCACAGCGCCAGAGGCCCTGAGCTCCGAGATGAGTGAGCTGGGGGCCCGGCTGGAGGAGAAACGGCGGGCCATTGAGGCTCAGAAGCGACGGATCGAGGCCATCTTTGCCAAGCACCGCCAGCGGCTGGGCAAGAGCGCCTTCCTGCAGGTGCAGCCACGGGAGGccggaggggaggcagaggcggAGCCGGGCCCGGTCCCTGGTGGGGAGCGGCCAGCGGGTGAGGGCCAGGGTGATCCATCCCCACGGCCCAAGGCAGTGACCTTCTCACCGGAACTGGGCCCGGTGCCCCCCGAGGGGCTGGGGGACTATAACCGGGCGGTCAGCAAGCTAAGTGCCGCGCTGAGCTCACTGCAGCGGGACATGCAGAGGCTCACGGACCAGCAGCAGCGGCTCCTGGCCCCACCGGAGgccccgggccccgccccgccgcccgccgcgtGGGTCATCCCCGGCCCCACGGCGGGTCCCAAAGCCGCCTCTCCCAGCCCTGCTCGGCGCGCCCCGGCTGCCCGGCGCAGCCCCGGGCCCGGCCCCAGCCCGACACCCCGAAGCCCGAAACACGCACGGCCAGCAGAGCTGCGGCTTGCGCCCCTGACGAGAGTGCTCACGCCTCCCCACGACGTAGACAGCCTCCCGCACCTGCGCAAGTTCTCGCCAAGCCAGGTGCCGGTGCAGACGCGCTCCTCCATCCTCCTGGCGGAGGGGTCGCCTCCCGAGGAGCCTGTGGCCCGGCCTGGCCTCATCGAGATCCCGCTGCGCAGCCTGGCGGAGCCGGCGGCCGAGGACGAGGGAGATGGGAGCCCCCCTGGTGCTGAGGATTCCTTAGAGGAAGAGGCGTCTTCAGAGGGGGAGCCCCGGGCCGGTCTGGGGTTCTTCTATAAG GATGAAGACAAACCCGAGGACGAGATGGCCCAAAAGCGGGCCAGCCTGCTGGAGCGGCAGCAACGGCGGGCAGAGGAGGCACGGCGGCGGAAGCAGTGGCAGGAGGCGGAGAAGGAGCAGCGGAGGGAAGAGGCCGCGCG GCTGGCCCAGGAGGAGGTGACTCAGGCCCCCCCAGCTCCGGTGGCCCCTgcggcagccccagcccctgctgggAGGGCCCCGGCGGAGGAGGAGGTGGGCCCTCGGCGGGGGGACTTCACGCGGCTCGAGTATGAACGCAGGGCCCAGCTGAAGCTGATGGATGACCTTGACAAAGTGCTGCGGCCACGGGCTGCGGGGACCGGGGGGCCAGGCCGGGGCGGGCGGAGGGCCCCCCGGCCGCGCTCCGGTTGCTGTGACGACTCGGCCCTGGCACGGAGCCCTGCCCGAGGCCTGCTGG gctcccggctcagcaaaGTCTACTCTCAGTCCACCCTGTCACTGTCCACCGTGGCCAACGAGGCCCCCAATAACCTTGGCGTGAAGAGGCCCACGTCTCG GGCTCCGTCCCCATCCGGCCTCATGTCCCCCAGCCGCCTGCCTGGCAGCCGTGAGCGCGACTGGGAGAACGGCAGCAACGCCTCGTCCCCCGCGTCGGTGCCCGAGTACACGG GTCCACGGCTGTACAAGGAGCCCAGCGCCAAGTCCAACAAGTTCATCATTCACAACGCCCTGTCTCACTGCTGCCTGGCAGGCAAGGTCAACGAACCGCAGAAGAACCGCATTCTCGAG GAAATTGAGAAGAGCAAGGCCAACCACTTCCTGATCCTCTTCCGCGATTCAAGCTGCCAGTTCCGGGCCCTCTACACGCTGTCCGGGGAGACAGAGGAGCTGACCCGCCTGGCGGGCTACGGTCCCCGCACGGTCACACCCGCCATGGTTGAGGGCATCTACAAGTATAACTCCGACCGCAAGCGCTTTACCCAGATCCCTGCCAAGACCATGTCCATGAGCGTAGATGCCTTCACCATCCAGGGCCACCTCTGGCAGAGCAAGAAGCCCACAACTCCCAAGAAGGGCAGCAGCACCCCCAAGTAG
- the CAMSAP3 gene encoding calmodulin-regulated spectrin-associated protein 3 isoform X2 codes for MVEAAPPGPGPLRRTFLVPEIKSLDQYDFSRAKAAASLAWVLRAAFGGAEHVPSELWEPFYTDQYAQEHVKPPVTRLLLSAELYCRAWRQALPQLETPPSPSALLALLARRGTVPALPERPVQEADLRHQPILMGAHLAVIDALMVAFAFEWTKTLPGPLALASLEHKLLFWVDTTIRRLQEKTEQEAAQRASPAAPADGVAPAQPSHAIAFCLKESGSKPPMIRYRKDRAVARRAPCFPNVTTLQDLASGAALAATIHCYCPQLLRLEEVCLKDPMSVADSLYNLQLVQDFCASRLPRGCPLSLEDLLYVPPPLKVNLVVLLAEMFMCFEVLKPDFVQAKDLPDGHAASPRATEASPAQNSSGCSSPVFNFRHPLLSPGGPQSPLRGSTGSLKSSPSMSHMEALGKAWNRQLSRPLSQAVSFSTPFGLDSDVDVVMGDPVLLRSVSSDSLGPPRPVPARTPVQPTPEPGDLPTIEEALQIIHSAEPRLLPDGAADGSFYLHSPEGSSKLPLASSYPLEGASKPLPDGPTKAPTYVPHPEGPLKPSPCPAGEVSKSLALSEGSPKAAASSPAASNSEVKMTSFAERKKQLVKAEAEAGSPAATPTAPEALSSEMSELGARLEEKRRAIEAQKRRIEAIFAKHRQRLGKSAFLQVQPREAGGEAEAEPGPVPGGERPAGEGQGDPSPRPKAVTFSPELGPVPPEGLGDYNRAVSKLSAALSSLQRDMQRLTDQQQRLLAPPEAPGPAPPPAAWVIPGPTAGPKAASPSPARRAPAARRSPGPGPSPTPRSPKHARPAELRLAPLTRVLTPPHDVDSLPHLRKFSPSQVPVQTRSSILLAEGSPPEEPVARPGLIEIPLRSLAEPAAEDEGDGSPPGAEDSLEEEASSEGEPRAGLGFFYKDEDKPEDEMAQKRASLLERQQRRAEEARRRKQWQEAEKEQRREEAARLAQEEVTQAPPAPVAPAAAPAPAGRAPAEEEVGPRRGDFTRLEYERRAQLKLMDDLDKVLRPRAAGTGGPGRGGRRAPRPRSGCCDDSALARSPARGLLGSRLSKVYSQSTLSLSTVANEAPNNLGVKRPTSRAPSPSGLMSPSRLPGSRERDWENGSNASSPASVPEYTGPRLYKEPSAKSNKFIIHNALSHCCLAGKVNEPQKNRILEEIEKSKANHFLILFRDSSCQFRALYTLSGETEELTRLAGYGPRTVTPAMVEGIYKYNSDRKRFTQIPAKTMSMSVDAFTIQGHLWQSKKPTTPKKGSSTPK; via the exons ATGGTGGAGGCGGCGCCCCCGGGGCCAGGGCCGCTGCGGAGGACCTTCCTGGTGCCCGAGATCAAGTCGCTGGACCAGTACGATTTCTCGCGGGCCAAGGCGGCGGCCAGCCTGGCGTGGGTGCTGCGGGCCGCGTTCGGGGGCGCAG AGCACGTGCCCTCGGAGCTGTGGGAGCCCTTCTACACGGACCAGTACGCGCAGGAGCACGTGAAGCCCCCGGTGACGCGGCTGCTGCTCTCGGCCGAGCTCTACTGCCGGGCCTGGCGCCAGGCGCTGCCGCAGCTCGAGACGCCCCCCAGCCCCTCGGCGCTGCTGGCCCTGCTGGCGCGGAGGGGCACGGTGCCCGCGCTGCCCGAGCGCCCGGTGCAGGAGGCCGACCTGAGGCACCAGCCCATCCTCATG GGAGCCCACCTGGCTGTCATTGACGCCCTCATGGTTGCCTTTGCCTTCGAGTGGACAAAGACCCTGCCCGGTCCTTTGGCCCTGGCCAGCTTGGAGCACAAGCTCCTTTTCTGGGTGGACACG accATCCGGCGGCTGCAGGAGAAGACAGAGCAGGAAGCTGCCCAGAGAGCCTCTCCTGCGGCCCCTGCCGATGGGGTGGCCCCAGCACAGCCCTCG CACGCAATTGCCTTCTGTTTGAAGGAGTCGGGGAGCAAACCCCCCATG ATCCGTTACCGCAAGGACCGTGCTGTGGCCCGACGCGCCCCCTGCTTTCCGAATGTCACCACCCTCCAGGATCTGGCAAGTGGGGCTGCACTGGCTGCCACGATCCACTGCTACTGTCCCCAGCTCTTGCGACTCGAGG AGGTGTGCCTCAAGGACCCCATGTCCGTGGCGGACAGCCTGTACAACCTCCAGCTGGTGCAGGATTTCTGTGCCTCCCGCCTTCCTCGTGGCTGCCCGCTCTCCCTCGAGGACCTGCTTTATGTCCCACCGCCCCTCAAG GTCAACCTGGTGGTGCTGCTCGCCGAGATGTTCATGTGCTTTGAGGTGCTGAAACCTGATTTCGTGCAGGCCAAGGACCTGCCTGATGGTCATG CCGCCTCCCCCCGGGCCACAGAGGCCTCTCCCGCTCAGAACAGCAGTGGCTGCAG CTCTCCCGTCTTCAACTTCCGCCACCCGCTCCTGTCACCCGGCGGCCCCCAGTCCCCACTCCGGGGATCCACAG GCTCACTGAAGTCCTCCCCGTCCATGTCCCACATGGAGGCCCTCGGCAAGGCCTGGAATCGGCAGCTCAG CCGTCCCCTTTCCCAGGCAGTGTCGTTCAGCACCCCCTTTGGCCTGGACAGCGACGTGGACGTCGTCATGGGAGACCCCGTGCTGCTCCGCTCCGTCAGCTCAGACAGCTTGGGCCCCCCACGCCCTGTGCCAGCCCGGACCCCCGTCCAGCCGACCCCGGAGCCTGGCGACCTGCCTACCATCGAGGAGGCCCTGCAGATCATCCACAGTGCCGAGCCCCGGCTGCTCCCCGATGGGGCTGCCGACGGCAGCTTCTACCTCCACTCCCCTGAGGGCTCCTCCAAACTGCCGCTGGCTTCCTCCTACCCACTCGAGGGGGCCTCAAAGCCACTGCCCGATGGGCCCACCAAAGCACCCACCTACGTGCCCCACCCCGAGGGCCCCTTGAAAccatctccctgcccagcaggggagGTGTCGAAATCGCTGGCCCTATCTGAGGGCTCCCCAAAGGCAGCAGCTTCGTCCCCAGCGGCCAGCAACTCTGAGGTCAAGATGACCAGCTTTGCTGAACGCAAGAAGCAGCTGGTCAAGGCTGAGGCCGAGGCAGGGTCCCCGGCGGCCACCCCCACAGCGCCAGAGGCCCTGAGCTCCGAGATGAGTGAGCTGGGGGCCCGGCTGGAGGAGAAACGGCGGGCCATTGAGGCTCAGAAGCGACGGATCGAGGCCATCTTTGCCAAGCACCGCCAGCGGCTGGGCAAGAGCGCCTTCCTGCAGGTGCAGCCACGGGAGGccggaggggaggcagaggcggAGCCGGGCCCGGTCCCTGGTGGGGAGCGGCCAGCGGGTGAGGGCCAGGGTGATCCATCCCCACGGCCCAAGGCAGTGACCTTCTCACCGGAACTGGGCCCGGTGCCCCCCGAGGGGCTGGGGGACTATAACCGGGCGGTCAGCAAGCTAAGTGCCGCGCTGAGCTCACTGCAGCGGGACATGCAGAGGCTCACGGACCAGCAGCAGCGGCTCCTGGCCCCACCGGAGgccccgggccccgccccgccgcccgccgcgtGGGTCATCCCCGGCCCCACGGCGGGTCCCAAAGCCGCCTCTCCCAGCCCTGCTCGGCGCGCCCCGGCTGCCCGGCGCAGCCCCGGGCCCGGCCCCAGCCCGACACCCCGAAGCCCGAAACACGCACGGCCAGCAGAGCTGCGGCTTGCGCCCCTGACGAGAGTGCTCACGCCTCCCCACGACGTAGACAGCCTCCCGCACCTGCGCAAGTTCTCGCCAAGCCAGGTGCCGGTGCAGACGCGCTCCTCCATCCTCCTGGCGGAGGGGTCGCCTCCCGAGGAGCCTGTGGCCCGGCCTGGCCTCATCGAGATCCCGCTGCGCAGCCTGGCGGAGCCGGCGGCCGAGGACGAGGGAGATGGGAGCCCCCCTGGTGCTGAGGATTCCTTAGAGGAAGAGGCGTCTTCAGAGGGGGAGCCCCGGGCCGGTCTGGGGTTCTTCTATAAG GATGAAGACAAACCCGAGGACGAGATGGCCCAAAAGCGGGCCAGCCTGCTGGAGCGGCAGCAACGGCGGGCAGAGGAGGCACGGCGGCGGAAGCAGTGGCAGGAGGCGGAGAAGGAGCAGCGGAGGGAAGAGGCCGCGCG GCTGGCCCAGGAGGAGGTGACTCAGGCCCCCCCAGCTCCGGTGGCCCCTgcggcagccccagcccctgctgggAGGGCCCCGGCGGAGGAGGAGGTGGGCCCTCGGCGGGGGGACTTCACGCGGCTCGAGTATGAACGCAGGGCCCAGCTGAAGCTGATGGATGACCTTGACAAAGTGCTGCGGCCACGGGCTGCGGGGACCGGGGGGCCAGGCCGGGGCGGGCGGAGGGCCCCCCGGCCGCGCTCCGGTTGCTGTGACGACTCGGCCCTGGCACGGAGCCCTGCCCGAGGCCTGCTGG gctcccggctcagcaaaGTCTACTCTCAGTCCACCCTGTCACTGTCCACCGTGGCCAACGAGGCCCCCAATAACCTTGGCGTGAAGAGGCCCACGTCTCG GGCTCCGTCCCCATCCGGCCTCATGTCCCCCAGCCGCCTGCCTGGCAGCCGTGAGCGCGACTGGGAGAACGGCAGCAACGCCTCGTCCCCCGCGTCGGTGCCCGAGTACACGG GTCCACGGCTGTACAAGGAGCCCAGCGCCAAGTCCAACAAGTTCATCATTCACAACGCCCTGTCTCACTGCTGCCTGGCAGGCAAGGTCAACGAACCGCAGAAGAACCGCATTCTCGAG GAAATTGAGAAGAGCAAGGCCAACCACTTCCTGATCCTCTTCCGCGATTCAAGCTGCCAGTTCCGGGCCCTCTACACGCTGTCCGGGGAGACAGAGGAGCTGACCCGCCTGGCGGGCTACGGTCCCCGCACGGTCACACCCGCCATGGTTGAGGGCATCTACAAGTATAACTCCGACCGCAAGCGCTTTACCCAGATCCCTGCCAAGACCATGTCCATGAGCGTAGATGCCTTCACCATCCAGGGCCACCTCTGGCAGAGCAAGAAGCCCACAACTCCCAAGAAGGGCAGCAGCACCCCCAAGTAG